The genomic window CCGGGAGATCACCGGATGCGATGAGTTCGTCAACCGTCCGAAGGGATACGTGGAGGCGTGCCCCAACGTCTTTTCTATTTAGCAGCGGTGCATTGGTGGTAACCATGCCGCTACTAGGCGCAGTTGCTCGCGCTCAAGTCGTAGGCATTGAATCGCCGTTACGTGCCTACCTTTCCTTCAAGGTGAACAGTCCCGATTCCTTCCAAAGACGGCTCCATCCTTTTTTGTCTTCGGGAGATGGCTGGTCCTTGAACTCTTCCGGCCTGGCGACGATATACTTGCGGAGCTGTGGCTTGGTGGGCTCTTTTCCCGTAGCCTCGATATATCTACAATATGCAAGATATGCGAATCCATTTCTATGAGGAAGCGCTTCATGATTTCTCTTTAACGAGATCAATCTTTTGAAAAAGTCGTCCGCCTGATCCGCCGTAAATTTTTCAACCACACGGACGAGAAGATCTCCGGCTGTCTGACGCTCGAAATCCATGGGTTCACCAACGATGATTCCCGCGAATATGCATGAAAGAATGGATTCTTGATTGTATGGATCAACCCTTGCTCTATCCAATACAGATTGTCGGAAATTAGCTGAGAATGCTTCATCCTCTTCGGCTGACGGTGGATTCACAGAAGCGTCTGGAATTGGAAAGCCCCAAGTGGCTTCAAATTTTTCCCGGTCTTCGGGTGTGATGTCCTCTTCATGAGAAAGGGATCGCCAGTCGCGCGGCTGGGATTTTGTTTTTTTCGGCCTGCTCATGCCGTCCTCCTCCCTGTTTTGATGTTCGTCACGTTCTCGGTTTTCGCGGTCGGTCTGATCGCCCAGAATGCTTTCGCCTCGGCCTCGGTTGAGATTCCCTTGTAATGCCGGTGCAACAGCTCAGGACTGCCGCCGTGGCCGAGTTGGATCGATGTTTCCCCGGCGTGCCGGAACGCGAGCAGGTGGAACGTGGCGAAGCTGTGGCGTGCGGCGTTGGCGGGCATGGGGGATGGGAATGGTCGTGGCGGTTCCTCTCCGTTCTTCACGGCCTCCTCCTTGGCTGCCTCGTCCTCGACCTTCAACCGGTTCGTGGCCTTGGCCAGATGGTAACGGCGGGCCATGGCGGAGCGGGTGACGAGCGCCCCGTCTGTCTGGGCATGGGGAGTGAGGAACGCGGCAAGCACCGGCTCGATTTTCAAGGTTCTCGAGTTCCCGGTTTTCGTGACGGTGTCGGGCAGGTGGATCTCACCGGCGGCAAGGTCGATCATGCTCCAGTCCATCCGGACGGCCTCGGCTTCCCGCACACCGGAGAAAAAGCGGACAGCCCAAAACGGGACGAGCGCGGGAGACTCCTTTTCCAGAGCATCGAAGAGACGAGCCACGTCAGCGGGCCGGAGGATGCCGGGGCGGACCTTCGGCGGCTTGGGGCGGGCGGCATCCGTGACCGGGTTGTTCTCCACCCAGCCGCGAGTCTTCGCGTAGTTGAAAAGCCCCGACACGGCGAGACGGTGGTTTCGTTTCGCCAGCAACCCGACTTGCGCCGGTTCACCTTCCCGCCCTGGCTTCCGTTTCACAGGGCCCCGCTGGCGGATGGCGGACAGGGAGAGAATCCAGTCGGAAATCTCCGCCGTCGTGATCGAAGAAATGACACGCGGGCCGAAGTCCTTCGCGAACCGACCGCAGCGTGTGCGGATGCCTTGCAGGCTCATCGGACGCAGTCCCTCGGCGGTCTTGGCCACCTCGTAGGCATCCAGCGCCGCCGCAACCGTCACGCTGGACCGGCTGGCCTTCCATGTGGCCCCGTAGCCTTGCAGGACGGAAAGCAGGGAGGGTGGGGGAGCGTGGGGAACGCCCTCGACGAACGCCCGCCAATAGGCGAGGGCGGCCCGCTCCTCCTCGGTGACGAATCCGAAGTCGGATCCCAGCTTGCCGGTCTCCTTGGCCTGCTCCTTTGCAAAGGCCGCAGCCTCCGTCTGGTTGGTGAAAAAGCGGTCTTTCCGCTTCCCGTCCGGGCCGTAGAATCTGACCCGGTGGCTGTAGCGGGGATGCTTGCAAGGCACCGCTTCAATGACGTTTTTCATGACCATGCATTATCCCGCAACCCGGCGCGCGGCAAGCAAAAAGGATTACACGGGATTACAACGCCTGAATTTGCCTTGTAAAATAAAGGATCATCGGCGGTTTCCTAAACTCTAGATTCAAGTTCGATTCTTGACGGGGGCATTTGGTGCGCGATTTCTTCCGGCTCGGGCCACCACGTTCCGGATTGCCAGATCTTCAAACCTTTGGGATCGACGGATTTGGAGAGATACAGGGCCATTTTTAAGCGTGCGTTCCGCAACGCGATTGTTAGAAGTGTGCCATGACCAAGGAAGAGTTGGCGGAATGCTTGGGGTGGGAGGTGCGGTTTTCCCTCAATGGGGTCGATGTCGGTGCCAGGTTATGGCGCGAAATGGACCGCTTTTACATCGATCCCGAGGAAGTTCCCCAAGACGCCCAGGTTCCATACGCTCCTTTTCATACGGTTACTCCCCGCTACCTGTCGGATGAGGACATCGCCGGGATGCGCACCAGCGGTCCGGGGGTTCTGTCATCCGATATTTCGTTGAGGATAGTGGATGACGTCTAGACTTCTGGTCCCGAGCGGACCTCACCATAGCCAGAAAAAGCCGCTTCGCACCGGTGATGCTTGTCGACGGTTCGGGTTCCGGATTACTCTCGAAAATGGAAGCTGCGGATACCGGAACTCCGAAAAGCCTGCGGACAAGAGGTGTCCTGTTGGCCGTGGGTTCCGCGGCATCCAATCAGGTCGGAGCGGCAATGGGTTCTCTCGCATTCCCCGTGCTGGGACCACCCGGAGTTGTGGCGGTCCGGCAGGCGATCGCGGCCGTGTTGCTGTGGTCCATTGCCAAGCCGCGGTTGGGAAGTTTCACGCGGGCCCAATGGATTCCCGTGCTGTCTCTCGCGCTTGCGTTGGGCGTCATGAATCTGACGCTCTATTTCGCGATCCAGCGGATCGGACTGGGATTGGCTGTCGCTCTTGAATTCCTGGGCCCGCTGGGAGTATCATTATTTGGCGCGCGCTCCCGGGCCGTTGTTGTTGCGGCGGCGCTTGCGGGTATCGGGGTGCTCGCCCTGACACACCCGGACGCATCAAGTGACTTTGCGGGTATCGGACTGGCACTTTTGGCCGCCTGCGGCTGGGCATCCTATATCCTGTTGAACCGCACCATCGGGCGTCGTCTGCCCGGCTTGGAGGGAACGGCGGTTGCGACCGGTATTTCGGCGAGTTTGTTTTTTCCAATCGGAGTATTCATTTTCATCAAGGCACAGCCGGGTGTGGCCATCGTGTGCTATGCCGTCGGTGCGGGTGTTTTGGCCTCCGCCATTCCCTTCGCCCTGGATCTGGTGACGCTTCGCCGTCTGCCGCCATCGCTTTTCGGAGTGATTTCGAGCATCCAGCCTGTTTTCGCCGCTTTGGTAGGAGTCGTGATTCTGCGCCAACCGTTGATCCCGCTCGAGTGGTTGGGAATCCTGCTGATCGCGGCGGCGAACATCATCGTTTTAAGTTTTGGCGGCTCGGGGCGCGGCAAAGCTCTTTTCAATTGAGAAATCCGCGCGTTCTGTTGCGAGTTCTCACGGAATGGTGCCGGAATGGCTGTCCATCCCCGCCATCCTGCGGAAGGTCAGGTTGATGCGCGGGGTTTTGATCTTCGCGGATTTGGGAATGCAATGGAGCCAATGGGTCTGGGTGGTGTCTTTCATGACGAGCAGGCTGCCGCTTTCCAGAAGGACGGAAACCTTCTCGTCCGTGCGCTTGTGCTTGAGGCGGAATTCCCGCGCGGCTCCGAAGCTGACGGAGGCGATGGCGCTGTCCTTGCCGAGGGATTTCTCGTCGTCGCTGTGCCATGACATGCCTTCGCTTCCATCGTGATAGAGGTTGAGCAGGCAGGAATTGAAAACCGCGCCGGTCAGTTTTTCGACCAGGTCCTTGAGCGCGGCGAGTTCCGGTGCCCAGACGAGGGCCTGTTTGGTGGTGCCGGAGTAGGTGTAGGAAAAATCCGAGTCTCCATACCATGCGACCTTCCTGGCGGTGGTGATGCGCCTGCCGTAGATCACGACTTCGTCATGTTTCCACGGGATGTCGCGGAGGAGGGTTTCGTAATGGTTCCGCGTGTCCACAACGCTCAGGATGGGGCCGAAGTAATTCACCGTGCCATCGCGTGGCAGGAGATTGGTCGTGGGGTCATTTCCGAAAAAATCCATGGCTTGCGGCGAGGCGTCAGTATGGTGCCGGAAAACCGATGTTGCAACGAGACGGCTCGGGCGACCGGTGATCGCCTCCACACCCGGTTCACCAAACCTTCACTTGGGATTCCGGAGACCGCCACATGGGTTGGCCGGGTTTGATGCCGAAGGCTTCATGGAACTCGGGAATGTTCGAGAGGGGGACATTGACCCGCCAGTGGGGCGGGGCGTGCACGTCGCTGAGCAGCTTGGCGCGCAGGTTTTCCTCACGGTCCTTGTAGATCCATGCATAGGTGTAGCCGAGGAAGAAACGCTGGACCGGAGTGAATCCGCCGATCGATTCGCCCTTGCGGAACTGCTCGGTCTTCTTGAACGCGTCGAGCGCCAGTTGCACGCCGCCCAGGTCGGCGAGGTTTTCACCCAGGCTGGCCTCGCCGTTGATGGAAAGTCCGGGCAGGGGCTGGATGGCGTCGTATTGTGCGACCATCACGGCCGCCCGCTTCTGGAAGCGTGTCCCGTCCTCCTCCGTCCACCAGTCCTTGAGGTTGCCTGCGGCATCGAATTTCCGGCCTTCGTCGTCGAACCCGTGGGTGATCTCGTGACCGATGGTGGAGGCGGCGGCGTAGCCGTAGACCATGGCATCGTCCAGCGCGCTGTCCTTCATGCCCGGAACAGAGAAAATGGCGGCGGGCAGCACGATCTCATTGTTGGAGGGCTGGTAGTAGGCGTTGTAGGTCTGGGGCGTCATTTCCCACTCCGTACGATCCACCGGTTTGGCGAATTTGGAAATCATGTCGGCGAACTGCCAGCGGGCGGCGAGCATCATGTTGCCGCACCAGGAATCCGTCCCCACGACCAATGCCGACTGGTCTTTCCAGCGGTCCGGATAGCCGACTTTCACGGCGAGCTTGTCGAGTTTCTCCCGGGCCTTCGCCTTGGTCGCGTCGCTCATCCAATCCAGCTTTTCGATGCGTTCGCGGAACGCGCCCCGGACGTGCTCGACCAGCTCCGCGTAGCGGCGTTTCTCACGCTCCGGGAAATATTCCTTCACGAAAATTTTCCCCAACATCATGCCCATCGCGAATTCCTGGGCCTCCAGCACGCGTTTCCAGCGGGGCTGCGGTTCCTTCTGTCCCGAGAGGATTTTCCCGGTGAAGGCGAAGTCCTCGTGCTCCCACGCCTTGCCCATGTATGGGGCGTAGGTAGAGACCAGCCGGAGACGCAGGTAGTCCTTGAGCACGGGGAGGGATGTCTCCTTCAGCAGACGGTCCAGTTCGGTGAAAAACTCCGGCTGGCCGACGATGACGGAATCCGGGCGCAGCGACATCGCCGCCAGCCGGTCCTGCCAGACGATCAGGGGCGTGTGCTTTTCGGTAAGTCCCCCGGGCGTCATTTTGTGATAGTTAGCCCCCGGATCACGCAGGTCCTCCAGTTTCCGCGATGCCTTGGCCAGGGCGGTCTCCAGTTCCATGACCTTGTCCGACGCCTTGCGGGCGTCGTCATCGGCGCGACCGAGGAGCACCAGCATCCGGGTGAGGTGGGCGGAGTATTCCTGGCGGACCTTCGCCGTTCCCTTTTCCGGGTTGAAATAAAAATCCCGCTCGGGCAGTCCCAGTCCGCCCTGCCAGATGTGGACGGACATCAGATCGCTCTGCTTCTCATCCTGTCCCACCGACACGGCGCAGAACGTTTCCACCATCAATGACCGGAGTGCGAAGGAGGCGTCCAGCACGCCGCCGACGGTTTCGATCGAATCGATCATCGCAAGCTCCTTGCTCAGCGGTGCCAGCCCCGCGGCATCCGCCTTGGCCTCATCCATCGCTGTGGCCCAGAAATCGCCGATCTTCCGCTGCTCGCTTCCTTCCGCAGCCCCTGCCTTGGCCGCCTCCTCGTTGATCGAGCGGAGCTTCGCCAGCAACTCGTCCCGCACCAGATTGCCGATGCCCCATGCCGCCTCGGATGCGGGGATCGGGTTGCGCGCCAGCCAGCCTCCGTTCGCGTATGTGTAAAAGTCCACCGCCGGATCCACCGAGGTGTCCAGATTCGCCGCGAGAATGTCCTTGGGCGGGGATGGCTCCGGGGTGATCTGGGCGGGAGCCGGCATCGCGGAGCTGAGAAGAAAAGCGCTCGCAAGCAGCCGGGCGGCCAACGATGGAGGGAGAGGGAAGACGGTTTTTGGCATCATTGTTGCGACAAGAAATAGTTCCTTCGGAGGAGAATGGCAAGGCATGCGGAATGTCGCCAAACTTAAGGCTTTCCCGGGAAGTCTTCTCGCCGACCGGAGCTTAAGGAAGCTTGTGTCACGAGGATTTGCAACTCCTCGGCCTCCTCTTGTGATTCATAACATGTGTCAAATGAACGCGCGTTGAAAGCAGCGGACGTGAATGTACCAAGCGACAGATTTTTCCAAAAAGATTGATAATTGTATAGTTGGTAGCCAAAGTGAGGTGTCACCAAGCGGTGATATTAATCGGAGAATAATTCAGAATCATCATGGAAATTGAAAGGACTTTTCAAAATATTTCCGAAGGCAGTCTCGATAAAGCGGATCAGCAGTCGTATCTGGTGAGTTTGGGATGGTCGGGAAGCACCGGATGGCAGGAATT from Luteolibacter yonseiensis includes these protein-coding regions:
- a CDS encoding alpha-ketoglutarate-dependent dioxygenase AlkB family protein → MDFFGNDPTTNLLPRDGTVNYFGPILSVVDTRNHYETLLRDIPWKHDEVVIYGRRITTARKVAWYGDSDFSYTYSGTTKQALVWAPELAALKDLVEKLTGAVFNSCLLNLYHDGSEGMSWHSDDEKSLGKDSAIASVSFGAAREFRLKHKRTDEKVSVLLESGSLLVMKDTTQTHWLHCIPKSAKIKTPRINLTFRRMAGMDSHSGTIP
- a CDS encoding EamA family transporter, encoding MLVDGSGSGLLSKMEAADTGTPKSLRTRGVLLAVGSAASNQVGAAMGSLAFPVLGPPGVVAVRQAIAAVLLWSIAKPRLGSFTRAQWIPVLSLALALGVMNLTLYFAIQRIGLGLAVALEFLGPLGVSLFGARSRAVVVAAALAGIGVLALTHPDASSDFAGIGLALLAACGWASYILLNRTIGRRLPGLEGTAVATGISASLFFPIGVFIFIKAQPGVAIVCYAVGAGVLASAIPFALDLVTLRRLPPSLFGVISSIQPVFAALVGVVILRQPLIPLEWLGILLIAAANIIVLSFGGSGRGKALFN
- a CDS encoding M13 family metallopeptidase, which produces MMPKTVFPLPPSLAARLLASAFLLSSAMPAPAQITPEPSPPKDILAANLDTSVDPAVDFYTYANGGWLARNPIPASEAAWGIGNLVRDELLAKLRSINEEAAKAGAAEGSEQRKIGDFWATAMDEAKADAAGLAPLSKELAMIDSIETVGGVLDASFALRSLMVETFCAVSVGQDEKQSDLMSVHIWQGGLGLPERDFYFNPEKGTAKVRQEYSAHLTRMLVLLGRADDDARKASDKVMELETALAKASRKLEDLRDPGANYHKMTPGGLTEKHTPLIVWQDRLAAMSLRPDSVIVGQPEFFTELDRLLKETSLPVLKDYLRLRLVSTYAPYMGKAWEHEDFAFTGKILSGQKEPQPRWKRVLEAQEFAMGMMLGKIFVKEYFPEREKRRYAELVEHVRGAFRERIEKLDWMSDATKAKAREKLDKLAVKVGYPDRWKDQSALVVGTDSWCGNMMLAARWQFADMISKFAKPVDRTEWEMTPQTYNAYYQPSNNEIVLPAAIFSVPGMKDSALDDAMVYGYAAASTIGHEITHGFDDEGRKFDAAGNLKDWWTEEDGTRFQKRAAVMVAQYDAIQPLPGLSINGEASLGENLADLGGVQLALDAFKKTEQFRKGESIGGFTPVQRFFLGYTYAWIYKDREENLRAKLLSDVHAPPHWRVNVPLSNIPEFHEAFGIKPGQPMWRSPESQVKVW
- a CDS encoding helix-turn-helix domain-containing protein, with the protein product MVTTNAPLLNRKDVGARLHVSLRTVDELIASGDLPVVRLGRAVRIRPSAIDYLIEARETRVNPRKKGASK
- a CDS encoding tyrosine-type recombinase/integrase, which codes for MKNVIEAVPCKHPRYSHRVRFYGPDGKRKDRFFTNQTEAAAFAKEQAKETGKLGSDFGFVTEEERAALAYWRAFVEGVPHAPPPSLLSVLQGYGATWKASRSSVTVAAALDAYEVAKTAEGLRPMSLQGIRTRCGRFAKDFGPRVISSITTAEISDWILSLSAIRQRGPVKRKPGREGEPAQVGLLAKRNHRLAVSGLFNYAKTRGWVENNPVTDAARPKPPKVRPGILRPADVARLFDALEKESPALVPFWAVRFFSGVREAEAVRMDWSMIDLAAGEIHLPDTVTKTGNSRTLKIEPVLAAFLTPHAQTDGALVTRSAMARRYHLAKATNRLKVEDEAAKEEAVKNGEEPPRPFPSPMPANAARHSFATFHLLAFRHAGETSIQLGHGGSPELLHRHYKGISTEAEAKAFWAIRPTAKTENVTNIKTGRRTA